A single genomic interval of Zingiber officinale cultivar Zhangliang chromosome 4A, Zo_v1.1, whole genome shotgun sequence harbors:
- the LOC121973456 gene encoding transcription repressor OFP13-like: MGKKKHVLSSLFFKLRDSSSERFPPSPPPPSSSWSWHFFKHPKADSFRFYLNDDSGITCSSSSDTAEEEEDPAVVRRRRSDRLFFDPGGDTSSIMEEAKDSAAVAVVEEEKESPFEDSVAVAVESRNPYGDFRRSMEEVAAAQGLGAGDWERLEELLAWYLSVNGRKTHGFIVGAFLDLLAAMASSASSASASSPFSSSSSSSSSSASNSFKIEEVTEEEASDQLPRELPTPSKSLSS; encoded by the coding sequence atggggAAGAAGAAGCATGTCTTGAGTTCGCTCTTCTTCAAGCTCAGGGATTCCTCGTCGGAGCGTtttcctccctctcctcctcctccttcttcttcctggtCCTGGCATTTTTTCAAACACCCCAAGGCCGACTCGTTCCGGTTCTACCTCAACGACGACTCCGGTATCAcctgctcctcctcctccgacaccgcggaggaggaggaggaccccGCGGTGGTGCGGCGGCGGCGCTCGGACCGGCTCTTCTTCGACCCGGGCGGCGACACGAGCTCGATCATGGAGGAGGCGAAGGACTCGGCGGCGGTGGCGGtggtggaagaagaaaaggagtcgcCTTTCGAGGACAGCGTGGCGGTAGCGGTGGAGTCGCGGAACCCGTACGGCGACTTCCGGCGGTCGATGGAGGAAGTGGCGGCGGCGCAGGGGCTCGGCGCCGGTGACTGGGAGAGGCTGGAGGAGCTGCTGGCCTGGTACCTGAGCGTGAACGGCAGGAAGACGCACGGCTTCATAGTCGGCGCCTTCCTGGATTTGCTCGCGGCCATGGCTTCTTCCGCTTCctctgcttctgcttcttctccattctcttcttcctcctcctcctcctcctcctccgcttcCAATTCCTTCAAGATCGAAGAAGTAACAGAGGAGGAAGCCAGTGATCAGCTGCCACGCGAACTACCAACACCCTCCAAATCTCTGAGCAGCTAA